From Rutidosis leptorrhynchoides isolate AG116_Rl617_1_P2 chromosome 3, CSIRO_AGI_Rlap_v1, whole genome shotgun sequence, a single genomic window includes:
- the LOC139900689 gene encoding uncharacterized protein, whose amino-acid sequence MVQIYSHQGLDINSIIGPNCGIAGDSRDHIFLHCSLATSLWRKICLWVGIVWPAQMDSTDDLFAWIDNAFRNKVHSDRFYCITAATLWWMWRLHNDIVHDAREVRKSDLFDCVRLVVFSWLKSRSKFAPDWNTWLCNPM is encoded by the exons ATGGTGCAGATTTATTCTCATCAAG GTCTTGATATCAACTCGATTATTGGCCCGAATTGTGGTATTGCTGGAGATTCTCGTGATCACATCTTTTTACATTGTTCGTTGGCAACTTCTCTTTGGCGTAAAATTTGTTTGTGGGTAGGCATTGTATGGCCTGCTCAAATGGATTCTACGGATGACCTATTTGCGTGGATTGATAATGCCTTCAGGAATAAGGTTCATTCGGATCGTTTTTATTGCATTACGGCTGCCACCTTATGGTGGATGTGGAGATTACATAATGATATTGTTCACGATGCTCGCGAGGTCAGGAAAAGTGATTTATTTGATTGTGTTAGATTAGTTGTTTTTTCTTGGCTTAAATCTAGAAGTAAATTTGCGCCAGATTGGAATACTTGGCTTTGTAATCCCATGTAA
- the LOC139897095 gene encoding uncharacterized protein isoform X1 gives MTDLQQKISSSQPPPPPPVATTLLPSPPPPLPPSTESPSTPPSVPPNATPRRRLFDPSRTIGIIKRKALIKDLAAVYHAECLSNCQELLELQRKCEENVNKSRGSLDKTRMPWVSWNQATSSFAKEAPWVRLVKAIHGVDAGFGETSCKTKGAWNAIVDIAKSQHIGHVFPEGLLSIKIGNGKIARFWKDKWLRNFTLAQKFNRLFRLDVDPDCMVCDRFHHGNWVWHWIRPPSTSANLDQLLQFYMGYVYLRTMIVGDGSVYQTASSLFGRCVIF, from the exons ATGACTGACTTGCAACAAAAAATCTCATcttcacaaccaccaccaccaccacctgttGCTACTACTCTTTtgccgtcaccaccaccaccactaccgccATCCACAGAATCACCTTCTACTCCGCCATCTGTACCACCAAACGCGACACCTCGCCGCCGTCTTTTTGATCCAAGCAGAA CGATTGGGATTATCAAAAGGAAAGCCTTAATAAAAGATTTGGCAGCTGTGTACCATGCCGAGTGCCTTTCGAATTGCCAAGAGCTTTTAGAACTCCAGCGAAAATGCGAAGAG AACGTTAACAAGTCCAGAGGATCTTTGGATAAAACGAGAATGCCATGGGTTTCTTGGAATCAAGCGACGTCTTCATTTGCTAAAG AGGCGCCGTGGGTTCGTCTCGTAAAGGCAATTCATGGTGTGGATGCCGGGTTTGGTGAGACTAGTTGCAAAACCAAAGGTGCCTGGAACGCGATTGTGGATATTGCTAAATCTCAGCATATCGGTCATGTTTTCCCGGAAGGACTGTTATCGATAAAAATTGGAAATGGTAAAATTGCTCGATTTTGGAAAGATAAATGGTTGAGGAATTTTACTCTAGCTCAAAAGTTTAATCGCCTTTTCCGTCTTGATGTGGATCCGGACTGTATGGTATGCGACAGGTTTCATCATGGCAACTGGGTTTGGCATTGGATAAGACCGCCGTCCACTTCGGCTAACCTTGATCAGTTGCTCCAATTTTACATGGGGTACGTTTATCTACGGACGATGATCGTTGGTGATGGAAGCGTATATCAGACGGCATCTTCACTGTTCGGGAGGTGCGTAATCTTTTAG
- the LOC139897095 gene encoding uncharacterized protein isoform X2 encodes MTDLQQKISSSQPPPPPPVATTLLPSPPPPLPPSTESPSTPPSVPPNATPRRRLFDPSRTIGIIKRKALIKDLAAVYHAECLSNCQELLELQRKCEENVNKSRGSLDKTRMPWVSWNQATSSFAKEAPWVRLVKAIHGVDAGFGETSCKTKGAWNAIVDIAKSQHIGHVFPEGLLSIKIGNGFIMATGFGIG; translated from the exons ATGACTGACTTGCAACAAAAAATCTCATcttcacaaccaccaccaccaccacctgttGCTACTACTCTTTtgccgtcaccaccaccaccactaccgccATCCACAGAATCACCTTCTACTCCGCCATCTGTACCACCAAACGCGACACCTCGCCGCCGTCTTTTTGATCCAAGCAGAA CGATTGGGATTATCAAAAGGAAAGCCTTAATAAAAGATTTGGCAGCTGTGTACCATGCCGAGTGCCTTTCGAATTGCCAAGAGCTTTTAGAACTCCAGCGAAAATGCGAAGAG AACGTTAACAAGTCCAGAGGATCTTTGGATAAAACGAGAATGCCATGGGTTTCTTGGAATCAAGCGACGTCTTCATTTGCTAAAG AGGCGCCGTGGGTTCGTCTCGTAAAGGCAATTCATGGTGTGGATGCCGGGTTTGGTGAGACTAGTTGCAAAACCAAAGGTGCCTGGAACGCGATTGTGGATATTGCTAAATCTCAGCATATCGGTCATGTTTTCCCGGAAGGACTGTTATCGATAAAAATTGGAAATG GTTTCATCATGGCAACTGGGTTTGGCATTGGATAA